In Chthonomonadales bacterium, one DNA window encodes the following:
- a CDS encoding adenosine deaminase: MALHAELHRHLGGSVVPRIFWRYLARTDHPLAAEFPTYEAFEAFVTRPRSSLSEYLELHTLVEQVQRLETLPYFVSKLVRGAYVFESICYLELRHTPYYRTDPGLPVEQRIEQMSEVVLAIAAAGRQPEYPLRMRQILCMHSRLPFEVNRAIVDLAAAMPDVVCGVDLAGPDTLYASRLHELIELFRRAREQGLCCTGHLFETSNGCHPELLPYLHRIGHGIQIPLRFPELLAQVAERDQCLEICPTTYLKTGTLSDLTELRPVFEACDRAGVDIVLCTDNAGLHNVRLPFEAEHLLTLDIIDFRQLRDCEAAGFRHAFAWPYPYPPERLLADATAPP; encoded by the coding sequence ATGGCACTGCACGCAGAGCTCCACAGGCACCTGGGTGGGTCCGTCGTGCCGCGCATCTTCTGGCGCTACCTGGCACGCACCGACCACCCGCTGGCCGCGGAGTTCCCCACCTACGAGGCCTTCGAGGCGTTCGTCACGCGGCCTCGGTCCAGCCTCTCGGAGTACCTGGAGCTGCATACGCTCGTGGAGCAGGTGCAGCGCCTGGAGACGCTGCCCTACTTCGTGTCGAAGCTCGTGCGCGGCGCTTACGTGTTCGAGAGCATCTGCTACCTGGAGCTGCGCCATACCCCCTACTATCGCACCGACCCCGGGCTGCCGGTCGAGCAGCGCATCGAGCAGATGAGCGAGGTGGTGCTCGCCATCGCGGCGGCCGGGCGCCAGCCCGAGTACCCGCTCCGAATGCGCCAGATCCTCTGTATGCACAGCCGCCTGCCCTTCGAGGTCAACCGCGCCATCGTCGACCTGGCCGCCGCCATGCCCGACGTCGTCTGCGGCGTCGACCTGGCGGGCCCCGACACGCTCTACGCATCGCGCCTCCACGAGCTCATCGAGCTGTTCCGCCGCGCCAGGGAGCAGGGCCTGTGCTGCACCGGCCACCTCTTCGAGACGTCGAACGGCTGCCACCCCGAGCTGCTGCCCTACCTGCACCGCATCGGGCACGGCATCCAGATACCGCTGCGCTTCCCCGAGCTCCTGGCCCAGGTGGCCGAGCGGGACCAGTGCCTGGAGATCTGCCCCACCACCTACCTCAAGACCGGCACACTCTCCGACCTGACCGAGCTTCGCCCCGTGTTCGAGGCGTGCGATCGCGCCGGGGTCGACATCGTGCTCTGCACCGACAATGCCGGCCTGCACAACGTTCGACTGCCCTTCGAGGCCGAGCACCTGCTGACGCTCGACATCATCGACTTCCGTCAGTTGCGCGACTGCGAGGCGGCCGGCTTCCGCCACGCGTTCGCCTGGCCGTACCCCTACCCGCCGGAGCGCCTGCTGGCCGATGCGACGGCACCCCCATAG
- a CDS encoding Hsp20/alpha crystallin family protein encodes MPEKTVAMEPQNAPGPEKEGTRAQEQFAPPPVDIYETPDALVVEADLPGVGRDDLRVEVKDGILTIEGHARAEAPGRSVYREFEMPSYRREFQLSDAVDVERISAQLRNGVLTLRLPRPEQARPKQIRVEA; translated from the coding sequence ATGCCTGAGAAGACCGTGGCGATGGAGCCGCAGAACGCGCCGGGACCCGAGAAGGAGGGTACCCGCGCGCAGGAGCAGTTCGCTCCCCCGCCCGTCGACATCTACGAGACGCCGGACGCCCTGGTGGTCGAGGCGGACCTGCCGGGAGTTGGCAGGGACGACCTGCGCGTCGAGGTTAAGGATGGCATCTTGACCATCGAGGGCCACGCCCGCGCGGAGGCTCCGGGCCGATCGGTGTACCGGGAGTTCGAGATGCCGAGCTACCGGCGCGAGTTCCAGCTCTCGGACGCCGTGGACGTGGAGCGTATCAGTGCCCAGCTTCGCAACGGCGTGCTGACGCTACGGCTCCCGCGGCCCGAACAAGCCCGGCCGAAGCAGATCCGCGTAGAGGCATAG
- the dusB gene encoding tRNA dihydrouridine synthase DusB yields MAAESSLSLAPPPYRIGRHRIDPPVVLAPMADVTNGPFRRLCKRIGAPGLVCTEQISTVAIQYRSARTLRMLDWRPEERPLSVQLFGADPVVMAEAARIVADLGADIVDINMGCWVPKVCRQGAGAALLRDAHTALRVVEAVVGAVEVPVTVKMRAGWTEQELTAAPLARRFESAGARGFALHARTAKQGYEGSADWSWIREIRAAVSVPVVGNGDVRAPRDAAAMLEATGCHGVMIGRAAIGNPWILRDTAVYLATGACPSPPSLAERTATALEHLTELAGLMGEPNAVRHLRGQLPHYVKGFRGASDARESIVRALTIEEVHVVFQTVLDRNRPDVEEAV; encoded by the coding sequence ATGGCCGCGGAGAGTAGCCTCTCCTTGGCGCCGCCGCCCTACCGCATCGGTCGCCATCGCATCGATCCGCCGGTCGTCCTCGCTCCGATGGCGGACGTGACCAACGGGCCATTCCGCCGCCTCTGCAAGCGCATCGGCGCCCCCGGGTTGGTCTGCACCGAGCAGATCAGCACCGTCGCGATCCAGTACCGCAGCGCGCGCACCCTGCGGATGCTCGACTGGCGCCCCGAGGAGCGTCCGCTCTCGGTGCAACTCTTCGGCGCCGATCCGGTGGTGATGGCCGAGGCCGCTCGCATCGTGGCGGATCTCGGCGCCGACATCGTCGACATCAACATGGGCTGCTGGGTGCCGAAGGTCTGCAGGCAGGGCGCCGGGGCCGCTCTGCTGAGGGACGCCCACACGGCGCTCCGCGTCGTGGAGGCCGTGGTCGGCGCGGTTGAGGTGCCTGTCACCGTGAAGATGCGCGCCGGCTGGACGGAGCAGGAGTTGACGGCCGCGCCGCTCGCCCGCCGCTTCGAGAGCGCGGGCGCCAGGGGCTTCGCGCTCCACGCACGCACGGCCAAGCAGGGCTACGAGGGGAGCGCCGATTGGAGCTGGATTCGGGAGATTCGGGCGGCCGTCTCGGTTCCAGTGGTGGGCAACGGCGACGTGCGCGCCCCGCGGGACGCCGCCGCCATGCTGGAGGCTACCGGCTGCCACGGCGTGATGATCGGCCGGGCGGCCATCGGCAACCCATGGATCCTCCGCGACACCGCCGTCTATCTGGCCACTGGCGCCTGCCCGTCGCCACCCTCGCTAGCCGAGCGGACGGCTACGGCCCTGGAGCACCTGACCGAGCTTGCCGGGCTGATGGGTGAGCCGAACGCGGTGCGCCACCTGCGGGGGCAGCTTCCCCACTACGTCAAGGGCTTCCGCGGCGCCTCGGACGCGCGCGAGAGCATCGTGAGGGCGCTCACCATCGAGGAGGTGCACGTCGTCTTCCAGACGGTCCTCGATCGCAACCGCCCCGATGTGGAGGAAGCGGTGTGA
- the guaB gene encoding IMP dehydrogenase has product MQGSSLALRDGLSFDDVLLVPLGTEVTPAEVDTRTVVAADIELRAPILSSPMDRVTEARMAIAVAREGGIGIIHRNMSVERQAAEVDKVKRSEHGIIVNPISLPPDRTIADALALMERYHISGVPITDDGGKLVGILTNRDIRFETEFRRSVHELMTPKEKLVTAPQGTTLEQAQDILQAHRIEKLPIVDGDFKLLGLITIKDIQKIREHPNATKDSRGRLRVGAAIGPLRDPVARAGALRAVGVDLIVVDAAHGHSRGVLSAVRAVKCEFPDLPVIAGNVATSEGVRALVECGADGIRVGLGAGSICTTRIVSGVGVPQLTAVADSAEEARRLGVPVIADGGIRFSGDAVKALAAGAAAVMVGNLLAGTDEAPGEVVLYQGRAYKDYRGMGSVTAMREGSSDRYGQDPNARLVPEGVEGRVPYKGAVSDTIHQMLGGIRSGMGYLGAQTLPEMRERARFVRITGASLRESHVHDVWITKEPPNYSSEYMRGDGRGE; this is encoded by the coding sequence ATGCAGGGGAGTAGCCTGGCGCTGCGCGACGGCCTGAGCTTCGATGATGTGCTCCTGGTGCCGCTCGGTACGGAGGTGACCCCGGCGGAGGTCGACACGCGGACGGTTGTCGCCGCCGACATCGAGTTGCGAGCGCCCATCCTCTCATCGCCGATGGATCGCGTCACCGAGGCGCGCATGGCGATCGCCGTCGCCCGCGAGGGCGGCATCGGCATCATCCATCGGAACATGAGCGTGGAGCGCCAGGCTGCCGAGGTCGACAAGGTCAAGCGCTCCGAGCACGGCATCATCGTTAACCCGATCTCGCTTCCGCCCGACCGCACGATCGCCGACGCCCTCGCGTTGATGGAGCGCTACCACATCTCCGGCGTTCCCATCACCGACGACGGCGGCAAGCTCGTCGGCATCCTCACGAACCGCGATATCCGCTTCGAGACCGAGTTTCGCCGCTCGGTCCACGAGCTGATGACCCCGAAGGAGAAGCTGGTCACCGCGCCACAGGGCACCACCCTCGAGCAGGCGCAGGACATCCTTCAGGCCCATCGCATCGAGAAGCTGCCCATCGTGGACGGCGATTTCAAGCTGCTCGGGCTGATCACCATCAAGGACATCCAGAAGATCCGCGAGCATCCGAACGCCACCAAGGACTCGCGCGGGCGGTTGCGCGTCGGCGCAGCGATCGGCCCTCTGCGCGATCCCGTCGCTCGTGCCGGCGCGCTCCGCGCGGTGGGGGTCGACCTGATCGTTGTGGACGCCGCGCACGGCCACTCTCGCGGCGTGCTGTCGGCGGTGCGCGCGGTTAAGTGCGAGTTCCCGGACCTGCCGGTGATCGCGGGCAATGTCGCCACCTCGGAGGGTGTTCGGGCGCTTGTTGAGTGTGGCGCGGACGGCATCCGAGTGGGCCTCGGGGCCGGCAGCATCTGTACCACGCGCATCGTCTCCGGCGTTGGCGTGCCGCAGCTCACCGCGGTCGCCGACTCGGCCGAGGAGGCCCGGCGGCTCGGGGTGCCCGTGATTGCGGACGGTGGTATCCGGTTCTCCGGCGACGCGGTCAAGGCTCTGGCGGCCGGGGCCGCCGCCGTGATGGTTGGCAATCTGCTCGCGGGCACCGACGAGGCGCCTGGCGAGGTGGTCCTCTACCAGGGCCGCGCCTACAAGGACTATCGCGGCATGGGCTCGGTCACCGCCATGCGCGAGGGCTCCAGCGACCGCTATGGACAGGACCCGAACGCCCGGCTCGTGCCGGAAGGCGTCGAGGGTCGGGTTCCCTACAAGGGCGCGGTCTCCGACACGATCCACCAGATGCTCGGAGGCATCCGGTCCGGCATGGGGTACCTGGGCGCGCAGACTCTCCCCGAGATGCGTGAACGCGCGCGGTTCGTCCGCATCACGGGGGCCAGCCTGCGCGAGAGCCACGTGCACGATGTCTGGATCACGAAGGAGCCCCCGAACTACTCCTCGGAGTACATGCGGGGCGATGGCCGCGGAGAGTAG